One genomic segment of Trichococcus shcherbakoviae includes these proteins:
- a CDS encoding NAD-dependent malic enzyme: MIGKDLLGQPFLNKGTAFTLEERATLGLEGLLPTAVRTLEEQGEIVYAQLGQLTDAYSKQKHLMNIYAQNRVLFYHVIGKHVTELLPVIYTPTIADTVMNYSRDYQIPQDAVYLDVNRPEAIRSALLNGSKGMDEEIKMMVITDGEGVLGIGDWGIQGIAISVGKLAVYTVASGLNPQQVLPIVIDAGTNNEELLEDQFYLGNKHKRVTGEAYYPFIETFVEEASALFPDVLFHWEDFGRDNAANILEQYRDKICTFNDDIQGTGVMMSAAMDSVVRITDKPITEHKILVFGGGTAGVGVSDQILMEMLLQGADSEEARKQFYMVDRYGLVTDNMADLTPGQQKYARTADEFPTQLTDLAEIIDAVKPTVLIGTSGQAGAFTQAVVEKMAAYNERPAIMPISNPTRLCEAKASDVIAWSEGRALVVTGSPSDPIAYNGVDYKIGQANNALLYPGLGFGIVIAKAKTVTDRMLSAAAHGITSLQNLEEAGAAILPPVSQLREASKLVAAAVIQAAIEDGVHGVEITDPMEAVEAAIWKAEY, from the coding sequence ATTATCGGAAAAGATTTATTGGGTCAGCCATTTTTGAATAAAGGGACCGCATTCACTTTGGAAGAACGGGCAACTTTGGGACTGGAAGGTTTGTTGCCGACAGCAGTCCGTACACTGGAAGAGCAGGGAGAGATTGTCTATGCCCAACTGGGTCAACTGACAGATGCCTATTCCAAACAGAAGCACCTGATGAATATCTACGCCCAGAACCGTGTGCTTTTTTACCATGTCATCGGGAAACATGTGACGGAGTTGTTGCCGGTAATCTATACGCCGACCATTGCCGACACAGTCATGAATTATTCGCGGGATTACCAGATTCCCCAGGACGCGGTGTATTTGGATGTGAATCGTCCGGAAGCTATCCGTAGCGCTTTGCTGAACGGCAGCAAAGGTATGGATGAAGAAATCAAAATGATGGTCATCACGGATGGCGAAGGGGTGTTGGGCATCGGCGATTGGGGCATCCAAGGCATCGCGATTTCGGTCGGGAAACTGGCCGTCTACACAGTCGCTTCGGGATTGAATCCGCAACAGGTGTTGCCGATTGTGATCGATGCGGGCACAAACAACGAAGAGCTGTTGGAAGATCAGTTCTATCTCGGCAACAAGCACAAACGCGTGACCGGGGAGGCTTATTACCCATTCATCGAAACATTCGTTGAAGAGGCTTCTGCGCTGTTCCCGGATGTATTGTTCCACTGGGAAGATTTCGGCCGCGATAACGCCGCCAATATATTGGAACAGTACCGCGATAAGATCTGCACGTTCAATGATGATATCCAAGGGACCGGCGTGATGATGTCCGCTGCAATGGATTCGGTGGTCCGGATCACCGATAAGCCGATTACGGAACACAAAATCCTTGTTTTCGGAGGCGGGACTGCCGGCGTCGGCGTTTCCGACCAAATTCTCATGGAGATGTTGCTCCAAGGGGCCGACAGCGAGGAAGCCCGCAAACAGTTTTACATGGTCGATCGTTACGGTTTGGTCACCGATAATATGGCAGACCTTACGCCGGGTCAGCAAAAGTATGCGCGCACCGCGGATGAATTCCCTACGCAGCTGACCGATTTGGCTGAAATCATCGATGCCGTCAAACCGACCGTGCTGATTGGAACATCAGGTCAAGCCGGTGCCTTTACGCAAGCAGTCGTCGAAAAGATGGCAGCATACAATGAACGACCTGCAATCATGCCGATCTCGAATCCGACCAGATTATGTGAAGCAAAGGCTTCAGATGTCATTGCTTGGTCCGAGGGGAGAGCGTTGGTCGTTACCGGCAGCCCTTCCGATCCGATCGCATACAATGGTGTGGACTATAAAATTGGCCAGGCGAACAATGCCCTATTGTATCCGGGCTTGGGCTTCGGGATCGTCATCGCAAAAGCCAAGACTGTAACCGACAGGATGCTTTCCGCTGCCGCGCACGGCATCACTTCCCTGCAGAACTTGGAGGAAGCGGGAGCAGCGATTTTGCCGCCGGTTTCCCAGTTGCGC